The following coding sequences lie in one Allorhizobium pseudoryzae genomic window:
- a CDS encoding carbohydrate ABC transporter permease — protein sequence MASSAHSIRAVAPATARSSTGKPRRRSPLLRSAFPYLLVAPAVLYLLAITLYPGIFAIYQSLYVVRFVKWTWVGLGNYERILQDAEFWAALWNTVVIGGLSLALQTLIALALAYFAYRDPFIRGWRIIFLMPMLFMPSAVAFLWKLAFNDGRVISDLLMTLGLTSGNVDWLASVWLARLTLIVADVWQWTPFLFIIFVAALQGQDQEIEEAARLDGASWPAIFWNISLPMMRPVIVVAVTLRGIDITTMFTNVYIMTQGSPGGATETMSFFIYRQGFRMFNFGYASAASVLMLVITILVAQTLVKRAFRSGRS from the coding sequence ATGGCAAGCTCAGCACACAGCATCAGGGCGGTGGCACCAGCCACCGCCCGTTCATCCACCGGAAAGCCGCGCCGCCGATCGCCGCTGCTGCGCAGCGCCTTTCCCTATCTTCTGGTCGCGCCCGCGGTTCTCTACCTGTTGGCGATCACACTCTATCCAGGCATATTCGCCATCTATCAAAGCCTCTATGTGGTCCGCTTCGTGAAATGGACCTGGGTCGGGCTCGGCAACTACGAACGCATCCTGCAGGACGCCGAGTTCTGGGCGGCCCTTTGGAACACCGTGGTGATCGGCGGCCTGTCGCTCGCCCTTCAGACTTTGATTGCCCTGGCCCTCGCGTATTTCGCCTACCGCGATCCGTTCATCCGCGGCTGGCGCATCATCTTCCTGATGCCCATGCTGTTCATGCCCTCGGCCGTTGCCTTCCTGTGGAAGCTTGCATTCAACGATGGGCGCGTGATCTCCGACCTGCTGATGACGCTCGGGCTGACGAGCGGCAACGTGGACTGGCTGGCTTCCGTCTGGCTCGCACGTCTGACGCTGATCGTTGCGGACGTCTGGCAATGGACCCCCTTCCTGTTCATCATCTTCGTCGCCGCCCTGCAGGGCCAGGACCAGGAAATCGAAGAGGCCGCACGGCTGGATGGCGCATCCTGGCCGGCAATCTTCTGGAACATCTCGCTTCCGATGATGCGACCGGTCATCGTGGTCGCCGTCACGCTTCGCGGCATCGATATCACCACGATGTTCACCAATGTCTACATCATGACGCAGGGTTCACCCGGCGGCGCGACGGAGACGATGAGCTTCTTCATCTATCGCCAGGGCTTCCGCATGTTCAACTTCGGTTATGCCTCGGCAGCCTCGGTTCTGATGCTTGTGATCACCATCCTCGTTGCCCAGACACTCGTGAAGCGGGCTTTCCGCTCGGGAAGGAGTTGA
- a CDS encoding carbohydrate ABC transporter permease, producing the protein MASVRRDRSERFWLRYLILGSWAIVCLAPMLWFLTIGFRPRTEVIVPHPIYWPSWSLDAWRLLVSDWPIASYLRNSVVAVAGSVVIDLVLAIPAAYALSRYEFRGREDIGFYILSTRMMAPAIVAVPIFFLFKNLGLLDTIWALMLVYAAINLSLVTWIIRSYMLDIPKELEDAARTDGAGDMTILWEIIIPACLPGIITAAVIAAIFAINEFLFTLLIASTSKAYTMSVALANFTGGSDGIIYNAIALVSFLAFVPILIVVILIQKHLSRGLTMGAVKG; encoded by the coding sequence ATGGCTTCCGTTCGTCGCGATCGAAGCGAGCGTTTCTGGCTTCGCTATCTGATCCTCGGTTCCTGGGCCATCGTCTGCCTGGCGCCAATGCTGTGGTTTCTGACGATCGGCTTCAGGCCGCGCACGGAAGTCATCGTGCCGCATCCGATCTACTGGCCGAGTTGGAGCCTGGACGCCTGGCGCCTCCTGGTGAGCGACTGGCCAATCGCCAGTTACCTGCGCAATTCGGTGGTGGCGGTCGCCGGGTCGGTCGTCATCGATCTCGTGCTCGCCATACCGGCTGCCTATGCGCTGTCGCGCTACGAATTCCGGGGCCGCGAGGACATCGGCTTTTACATTCTCTCGACCCGCATGATGGCACCAGCCATCGTCGCCGTGCCGATTTTCTTCCTGTTCAAGAATCTTGGCCTGCTCGATACCATCTGGGCGCTGATGCTGGTCTATGCGGCCATCAACCTTAGTCTGGTGACCTGGATCATCCGCAGCTACATGCTGGACATTCCCAAGGAACTCGAGGATGCGGCCCGCACCGATGGCGCCGGCGATATGACCATCCTTTGGGAAATCATCATCCCCGCCTGCCTTCCCGGCATCATCACGGCAGCCGTCATTGCGGCGATCTTCGCGATCAACGAATTTCTGTTCACGCTGCTGATTGCCTCCACGTCGAAGGCCTACACCATGTCCGTTGCGCTGGCGAATTTCACCGGCGGTTCGGACGGCATCATCTACAATGCAATTGCGCTCGTCTCCTTCCTCGCCTTCGTGCCGATCCTGATCGTTGTGATCCTGATCCAGAAGCACCTCTCGCGCGGGTTGACGATGGGTGCGGTCAAAGGTTGA
- a CDS encoding ABC transporter ATP-binding protein, with protein MASIQLNNIVKRFGSFIGVENMSLDIADEEFLVLLGPSGCGKTTTMRMIAGLEHPTDGQIVIGGEVVNEIDARDRDVAMVFQGYALYPNMTIYDNIRFPLRMRKVPADQHDRLIRRAADMVELGAFLERKPGALSGGQRQRAALARAVVREPQVFLMDEPLSNLDAKLRASMRVQIKHMQRHLKVTTVYVTHDQIEAMTLADRIVIMNRGVIQQVGTPDEIYSDPANTFVAGFIGSPPMNLLDGEAHDGIFRSEGVTVPCPENVSGRVTLGIRPEDCTVGGAHLQGLVYGVEPTGDTTYLTVQTGKRAVEIKAARDFRAAIDTSITIGFDLSRLYFFSETGDRIRRSA; from the coding sequence ATGGCTTCCATTCAACTCAACAACATCGTCAAGCGCTTTGGCTCCTTCATCGGTGTCGAGAACATGTCGCTTGACATCGCAGACGAGGAATTTCTCGTGCTGCTCGGCCCGTCCGGTTGCGGCAAGACCACGACCATGCGCATGATCGCCGGTCTGGAGCATCCGACCGACGGTCAGATCGTCATCGGCGGCGAGGTGGTCAACGAGATCGACGCCCGGGATCGCGACGTCGCCATGGTTTTCCAAGGCTATGCGCTTTATCCCAACATGACGATCTACGACAACATCCGGTTCCCCTTGCGCATGCGCAAGGTGCCGGCGGACCAGCACGACCGGCTGATCCGACGCGCCGCCGACATGGTGGAGCTCGGGGCGTTTCTGGAGCGCAAGCCGGGCGCGCTATCGGGCGGTCAGAGGCAACGAGCAGCGCTCGCGCGCGCCGTGGTGCGCGAACCGCAGGTCTTCCTGATGGACGAGCCGCTTTCCAACCTGGATGCGAAGCTGCGCGCCAGCATGCGGGTGCAGATCAAGCATATGCAGCGCCACCTGAAGGTCACCACCGTCTACGTGACGCATGACCAGATCGAGGCGATGACGCTGGCAGACCGGATCGTCATCATGAACCGCGGCGTCATCCAGCAGGTCGGCACGCCAGACGAGATCTATTCCGATCCGGCCAACACCTTCGTCGCCGGTTTCATCGGCTCGCCCCCGATGAATCTTCTGGATGGGGAAGCCCACGATGGCATCTTCCGCAGTGAGGGGGTCACGGTGCCATGCCCCGAAAATGTCAGCGGACGCGTAACGCTCGGCATCCGTCCAGAGGATTGCACGGTGGGCGGGGCGCACCTGCAGGGGCTGGTCTACGGCGTCGAACCGACCGGCGATACCACCTATCTCACCGTCCAGACCGGCAAACGTGCCGTCGAAATCAAGGCTGCACGCGACTTCCGCGCCGCGATCGACACATCGATCACCATCGGCTTCGATCTCTCCCGTCTCTATTTCTTCTCCGAGACCGGCGACCGCATCCGGAGGTCCGCATGA
- a CDS encoding carbohydrate kinase family protein: protein MTPRFDYSCMGFYTFDALCRPVSQIAPGGGTYFVEDFTLAVSGAAGSASIVAAKHGLRVQAAGGVGEDDMGDWVLMKLHSFGIDTHLMARCPDFSTSSSIVTTRPDGARPALHKRGATDGFFINDSQTEDLLDTRILHVGGVGLMNRMDDTGRTREIMTEAKRRGVITTLDVFASTAADLPKVEQLLPYTDYFLPSEEEAQALSGLSDNRDLAHFLLERGAGCIVLTLGANGAYYCSRDGQEFHTPAFEVDVKCTCGCGDCFNGGFATGLVKGLSAEQCVELAQASSAQNATGLGSQAGVRDYAQTLEFIRSARRRQGLEAFVPALTAV from the coding sequence ATGACTCCCCGCTTCGACTATTCCTGCATGGGCTTCTACACGTTCGACGCGCTCTGCCGGCCGGTCAGCCAGATTGCGCCGGGCGGCGGCACCTATTTCGTCGAAGACTTCACGCTGGCCGTTTCCGGTGCGGCGGGTTCCGCCTCCATCGTCGCGGCGAAACACGGCCTTCGCGTGCAGGCCGCTGGCGGCGTAGGCGAGGACGACATGGGTGATTGGGTGCTGATGAAACTGCACTCCTTCGGCATCGACACCCATCTGATGGCACGATGCCCGGACTTCTCCACGTCCTCCTCCATCGTCACAACGCGTCCGGATGGCGCAAGGCCTGCGCTCCACAAGCGCGGTGCAACGGATGGCTTTTTCATCAACGATAGCCAGACGGAGGACCTGCTCGATACGCGCATCCTGCATGTCGGCGGTGTCGGCCTGATGAACCGCATGGACGATACGGGCCGCACGCGCGAAATCATGACCGAGGCAAAACGGCGGGGCGTCATCACCACCCTTGACGTGTTCGCCTCGACAGCGGCGGACCTGCCGAAAGTCGAGCAACTCCTGCCCTACACGGATTATTTCCTCCCATCGGAAGAAGAGGCGCAAGCCCTGTCCGGCCTCAGCGACAATCGTGATCTCGCGCATTTCCTGTTGGAGCGCGGCGCAGGCTGCATTGTGCTAACGCTCGGCGCGAACGGCGCCTATTACTGCAGCCGTGACGGGCAGGAGTTCCATACTCCGGCTTTCGAGGTGGATGTAAAGTGCACCTGCGGCTGCGGAGACTGCTTCAATGGCGGCTTCGCGACCGGGCTCGTCAAGGGCCTGTCAGCCGAACAATGTGTCGAGTTGGCGCAAGCCTCGTCCGCACAGAACGCCACCGGGCTTGGGAGCCAGGCGGGTGTCAGGGATTACGCGCAAACCCTCGAATTCATCCGCTCGGCACGCCGCCGTCAGGGTCTGGAGGCTTTCGTGCCGGCACTCACCGCGGTATAA
- a CDS encoding glycoside hydrolase family 95 protein, with protein MSNILWYQREAWVDWTRALPVGNGRLGAMVFGSSRKEKIQLNEDTLWTGSPYSAANKGAYHHLPALRELMFAGRYADAERLADARMMSRPRTQMTYQPAGWVFIETRHRPDRDTFKRWLDLETAIASVDYRHQGIHYKRETFASAPDNVIGTRMWTQGGEAFNTDISFDIEQTVSPVIDAEQGEITCRGRNRGEFGVPAGLDWVVRVKVLPDGGTMEAYDGGLRLTGVRGVTLWIDVGTSFRRFDDVSGDPVSATAGRIQAVTAKGWEAVRADHVADYKRLYDRFSIEFGPGKVELPTDKRVAAPDKEADPALAALYVQFGRYLMISSSRPGTQPANLQGIWNAEFRPPWNSKYTVNINTEMNYWLPDPTNLAECFEPLIAMLEDLTETGAEIAREHYGARGWVLHHNTDLWRAAGPMDAADPGLWPMGGVWLSCQLWDHCVYAGRPKELVERVYPIIRGAAEFLLDFLTPLPGTEALVTVPTNSPENIHPFGVSLSVGAAMDNQLGRDLFDAILSADMETDARFLDRVREARARLLPDRIGQAGQLQEWLEDWDMDVSEMDHRHVSHLYAVYPGLSIDTLTTPELSAAAKHSLDIRGDNATGWGIGWRICLWARLGDGERAWSILKTQLSPARTYANLFDAHPPFQIDGNFGGAAGICEMLAHSRAGEVRLLPALPKALSTGKVSGLRLRGGIELDMEWVDGSVLVARLKSDATQTILLRNGDQTSRPILHAGQWTIVT; from the coding sequence ATGTCGAACATACTTTGGTACCAGCGCGAAGCCTGGGTGGACTGGACGCGCGCCTTGCCCGTTGGAAACGGCCGTCTCGGCGCCATGGTCTTCGGGAGCAGCCGCAAGGAAAAGATCCAGCTCAACGAAGACACGTTGTGGACAGGATCGCCCTACAGCGCCGCCAATAAGGGGGCTTACCACCACCTGCCGGCGTTGCGCGAGCTTATGTTCGCCGGACGTTATGCCGACGCGGAACGGCTTGCCGACGCGCGGATGATGTCGCGGCCACGCACGCAGATGACCTACCAGCCCGCGGGATGGGTGTTCATTGAAACCCGCCACAGGCCCGACCGCGACACGTTCAAGAGGTGGCTTGATCTGGAAACCGCCATCGCGTCTGTGGATTACCGGCACCAGGGGATCCACTACAAGCGCGAGACCTTCGCGTCCGCGCCGGACAACGTCATCGGCACGCGCATGTGGACGCAGGGTGGCGAAGCGTTCAACACCGATATCAGCTTCGACATCGAGCAGACCGTGTCTCCGGTCATCGACGCGGAGCAGGGCGAGATCACCTGCCGCGGCCGCAATCGCGGCGAATTCGGCGTGCCGGCCGGACTGGATTGGGTGGTCCGGGTCAAGGTTCTGCCGGATGGCGGCACGATGGAAGCCTATGACGGGGGCTTGAGGCTCACCGGCGTGCGCGGCGTTACCCTGTGGATCGACGTCGGAACGAGCTTCAGGCGCTTCGACGACGTTTCGGGCGATCCCGTGAGCGCGACCGCCGGTCGGATCCAGGCCGTGACGGCCAAGGGTTGGGAGGCCGTCCGGGCCGATCATGTGGCGGACTACAAGCGCCTTTACGACCGGTTCTCGATCGAGTTCGGCCCCGGCAAGGTGGAACTGCCGACCGACAAGCGGGTCGCCGCGCCCGACAAGGAAGCGGATCCTGCACTGGCGGCGCTCTATGTGCAATTTGGCCGCTACCTGATGATCAGTTCGTCGCGACCGGGCACGCAACCGGCCAATCTGCAGGGGATCTGGAATGCCGAATTCCGGCCGCCGTGGAACTCGAAATACACAGTCAACATCAACACCGAGATGAACTACTGGCTGCCGGACCCGACGAATCTTGCCGAGTGTTTCGAGCCGCTGATCGCGATGCTGGAAGACCTGACCGAAACCGGCGCCGAGATTGCCCGGGAACACTACGGCGCGCGGGGATGGGTGCTTCATCACAATACCGACCTGTGGCGGGCTGCCGGTCCGATGGATGCAGCCGACCCGGGACTGTGGCCCATGGGCGGGGTCTGGCTTTCCTGTCAGCTTTGGGACCACTGCGTCTATGCCGGTCGGCCCAAGGAACTTGTGGAAAGAGTGTACCCGATCATCCGTGGAGCAGCCGAGTTCCTGCTGGATTTCCTCACGCCGTTACCGGGCACCGAAGCACTGGTGACCGTGCCGACCAATTCGCCGGAAAACATACATCCCTTCGGTGTCAGCCTCTCGGTGGGTGCCGCGATGGACAACCAGCTGGGACGCGATCTTTTCGATGCGATCCTTTCGGCGGATATGGAGACTGATGCACGTTTCCTGGACAGGGTGCGAGAAGCACGGGCGCGTCTCCTGCCCGACCGCATTGGTCAGGCCGGCCAGTTGCAGGAATGGCTGGAAGACTGGGACATGGATGTCTCCGAAATGGACCATCGCCATGTCTCGCACCTCTATGCCGTCTATCCAGGGCTCTCCATCGATACCCTCACGACGCCTGAACTCTCGGCCGCTGCCAAACATTCGCTCGATATCCGCGGCGATAACGCAACGGGATGGGGGATCGGCTGGCGCATCTGCCTGTGGGCACGTCTGGGGGATGGCGAGCGGGCGTGGTCCATCCTGAAGACGCAGCTTTCGCCAGCACGAACCTACGCCAACCTCTTCGATGCGCATCCCCCCTTCCAGATCGATGGCAACTTTGGCGGCGCGGCCGGCATCTGCGAAATGCTGGCCCACAGTCGCGCCGGCGAGGTCCGCCTTCTTCCGGCACTGCCAAAGGCCCTGTCGACGGGAAAGGTTTCAGGCCTGCGGCTGCGGGGCGGGATCGAACTCGACATGGAGTGGGTGGATGGAAGCGTTCTTGTCGCAAGGCTCAAGTCGGACGCGACGCAAACGATCCTGTTGCGCAACGGCGATCAGACATCACGTCCCATCCTCCACGCCGGTCAATGGACCATCGTGACCTGA
- a CDS encoding ABC transporter ATP-binding protein, with product MAHVELKDVSKRYGSVEVIRDLNLVVEDGSFTVLVGPSGCGKSTLLRMVAGLEAISDGTLEIAGMRANDLDPVARGVAMVFQNYALYPHMTVARNIGFALKIAGHDKTEVETRVRQAADVLQIGHLLDRKPANLSGGQRQRVAIGRAIVRNPQVFLFDEPLSNLDAELRVSMRVELARLHQRLKATMLYVTHDQTEAMTLADKIVVMRDGRIEQTGTPEQLYSDPDNLFVAGFIGSPRMNFLSGEAGQGEVHLAPGIMLPCSSTLAGPVTIGIRPEHMAPRGGQKHRLPVTIDMIEYLGGTRYLYGRLANDTPVAVEARDQPGICAGEQIDVTFDDRSVMLFDASGKRVRSASPIPS from the coding sequence ATGGCTCACGTTGAGCTCAAAGATGTCAGCAAGCGCTACGGCAGCGTCGAAGTGATCCGCGACCTCAACCTGGTGGTCGAAGACGGCAGCTTCACGGTTCTTGTGGGGCCCTCGGGCTGCGGCAAGTCAACTCTGCTGCGGATGGTCGCCGGTCTCGAAGCGATCTCGGACGGAACGCTGGAGATCGCCGGTATGCGCGCGAACGATCTCGATCCCGTTGCCCGCGGAGTCGCCATGGTCTTCCAGAATTATGCGCTCTACCCGCACATGACCGTTGCCCGCAATATCGGCTTTGCCCTGAAGATCGCCGGGCACGACAAGACCGAGGTGGAGACGCGCGTGCGCCAGGCCGCCGATGTTCTGCAGATCGGTCATCTGCTTGATCGCAAGCCGGCCAATCTCTCCGGCGGGCAGCGGCAGCGGGTTGCCATCGGCCGGGCCATCGTGCGCAATCCTCAGGTGTTTCTGTTCGACGAGCCTCTGTCGAACCTCGATGCCGAATTGCGGGTGTCGATGCGCGTCGAACTTGCCCGCCTGCACCAGAGGCTGAAGGCGACCATGCTCTATGTCACCCACGATCAGACGGAGGCGATGACGCTCGCCGACAAGATCGTCGTCATGCGTGACGGCAGGATCGAGCAGACGGGCACGCCGGAACAACTCTACAGCGACCCCGACAACCTCTTCGTGGCCGGCTTCATCGGAAGCCCGCGGATGAACTTCCTGTCCGGCGAGGCAGGGCAGGGGGAGGTGCATCTGGCGCCGGGCATCATGCTGCCTTGCTCTTCCACTCTGGCGGGGCCTGTCACCATCGGTATCCGCCCTGAGCACATGGCCCCGCGGGGAGGGCAAAAGCACCGCCTTCCGGTCACCATCGACATGATCGAGTATCTGGGCGGTACCCGCTACCTCTACGGTCGTCTGGCAAACGATACGCCGGTCGCCGTCGAGGCGCGCGATCAGCCCGGGATCTGCGCCGGCGAGCAGATCGATGTCACCTTCGACGATCGCAGCGTGATGCTCTTCGATGCATCCGGGAAGCGGGTCCGGTCCGCTTCTCCCATCCCTTCTTGA
- a CDS encoding carbohydrate ABC transporter permease, with protein MAGRAPRWIILVVGFIGCLWIVPIIGIVATSLQTTDSIARGWWHFGENQFSLQAWYTVWQTYPLAGSLWVSAKITLTATILTMITAPAAAYTFHYLRFPMRRLWLIIIINAFVLPQQVVIIPLFQLWRDVGLLDNMAAVVIPFVGLSYAWAVFLVKSFLEDFPKELIEAAKIDGCGPIRTFTQVVLPNLISPIAACGILQFLWCWNTLLLPMLFLRSDISLTVLLARIAGTYDPNLDQQAVAAIVTAVIPLSIFLLFQKQFAAGNRVSSGGKE; from the coding sequence ATGGCCGGTCGCGCACCCCGATGGATCATTCTCGTCGTCGGCTTCATCGGCTGCCTGTGGATCGTCCCCATCATTGGTATCGTAGCCACTTCCCTGCAGACGACCGACTCGATTGCCCGGGGCTGGTGGCACTTCGGCGAGAACCAGTTTTCCTTGCAGGCCTGGTACACGGTCTGGCAGACCTATCCGCTCGCCGGAAGTCTGTGGGTCTCGGCCAAGATCACGCTTACCGCTACGATCCTCACCATGATCACGGCACCTGCCGCCGCCTACACCTTCCATTATCTGCGCTTCCCGATGCGGCGTCTGTGGCTGATCATCATCATCAACGCCTTCGTCCTGCCGCAACAGGTGGTGATCATCCCGTTGTTCCAGCTCTGGCGCGATGTCGGCCTGCTCGACAACATGGCGGCAGTCGTGATCCCCTTCGTCGGGCTGAGCTATGCCTGGGCCGTCTTCCTGGTGAAATCCTTCCTCGAGGACTTCCCCAAGGAGTTGATCGAGGCGGCAAAGATCGACGGATGTGGCCCGATCCGCACCTTCACGCAGGTCGTGCTGCCGAACCTGATCTCGCCAATCGCGGCCTGCGGCATTCTGCAGTTCCTCTGGTGCTGGAACACGCTACTGCTGCCGATGCTGTTCTTGCGCAGCGACATCTCGCTCACCGTGCTGCTTGCGCGGATTGCCGGGACCTATGATCCCAACCTTGATCAGCAGGCGGTGGCGGCCATCGTGACCGCGGTGATCCCCCTTTCCATCTTTCTTCTATTCCAGAAGCAGTTCGCTGCCGGCAACCGCGTGTCCAGCGGCGGCAAGGAGTGA
- a CDS encoding carbohydrate ABC transporter permease — MRGAHTRIEKPGAPPARLGSHDPQQRRPGLKLPESATAFLLLTPVILLFGLSVIYPVIETLRVSFWEIRGLGRPHFVGFDNYLRLFSDPVFLGTLWTTLVFTVGVTVVAVSIGWTVALLCAFAPRQTSIFRLMIFATFGISEAVAGYIWIGIFRPGDAGLLNGLLSAIGLGDLAQPWLGGAHSALIALIVTASWSAVGLPLLLSFASVQAIPRSILEAAYMDGAKPLAMMWHIMMPLSLPGARVAIFLTLLSSLRAFDIVFVLTAGGPARATETVGFFMYRESMTQFNLGYGAAATIILLIGVLLVSTPAIAQRTSGAK; from the coding sequence ATGCGTGGCGCTCACACAAGGATCGAAAAACCAGGTGCGCCGCCGGCGCGCTTGGGATCGCACGATCCTCAGCAGAGGCGGCCGGGGCTGAAGCTGCCGGAATCGGCCACCGCGTTCCTGTTGCTCACGCCCGTCATCCTTCTCTTCGGCCTCTCGGTCATCTATCCGGTCATCGAGACGCTGCGCGTCAGTTTCTGGGAGATCCGCGGGCTCGGCCGGCCGCACTTCGTCGGTTTCGACAATTATCTTCGACTGTTCAGTGACCCCGTCTTTCTCGGAACGCTTTGGACGACGCTCGTCTTTACGGTCGGCGTCACCGTCGTCGCCGTCAGTATCGGCTGGACCGTCGCTCTTCTGTGCGCCTTTGCCCCGCGCCAGACGTCCATTTTTCGGCTGATGATCTTTGCCACCTTCGGTATTTCCGAGGCGGTCGCGGGCTATATCTGGATCGGCATCTTTCGTCCGGGCGACGCCGGCCTCTTGAACGGCCTGCTTTCGGCAATCGGATTGGGAGACCTGGCCCAGCCCTGGCTTGGTGGTGCGCACTCCGCATTGATCGCACTGATCGTCACCGCCTCGTGGAGCGCCGTCGGACTGCCCCTTCTTCTGAGCTTTGCTTCCGTGCAGGCTATTCCGCGCTCGATCCTGGAAGCGGCCTATATGGACGGTGCCAAGCCGCTCGCGATGATGTGGCATATCATGATGCCACTGTCCCTGCCGGGCGCTCGGGTAGCCATCTTTTTGACGCTTCTCAGTTCGCTGCGCGCCTTCGACATCGTCTTCGTTCTGACGGCCGGCGGCCCCGCGCGGGCAACCGAGACCGTGGGCTTTTTCATGTACCGGGAATCGATGACGCAATTCAATCTCGGCTATGGCGCCGCAGCAACCATCATCCTGCTGATCGGTGTGCTGCTCGTCTCGACCCCCGCCATTGCGCAGCGAACGAGTGGAGCCAAATGA
- a CDS encoding ABC transporter substrate-binding protein, with product MCSFRNSTVVALGMGLALLGTSAFAQAAKDITLLTWLGGPDRKVLDTLVTGFEAKHPDFKVKINVVTSQGDARGGMRTALMGGEKPDLVTNTWPAFRKELADAGILRDVAPVWTDKGWDKALAKTWRDISTTGGSVYGIPYIFGYRSGIWHVPADLQKIGLQAFPTSYDDFLGTFDPLRKAGFAEPIAMPAKVYAHAEWFETLLMRTGGPGLVTDLGAHKVAWTDPKVAEALRQYARLFAANCCGDSKLMYATHWDDAADRIFVERKANFLQIGMWINARAISQYHLKPGVDFALGKFPALGRGFDNASIIDAKEMLATSIGSNPDGADMFLDYVLSPEGANLIAKAGFATPSSNVDVSIYDPVAAASVRFVNEGEVRFVLGDMLPGSLVDEYRLALQQFIGNPTEANIAPTLARIEAAAARAY from the coding sequence ATGTGCAGCTTTAGAAATTCTACCGTGGTGGCACTGGGAATGGGGCTGGCTCTGCTCGGCACCAGTGCCTTCGCTCAGGCCGCCAAGGACATCACCTTGCTGACATGGCTCGGGGGTCCGGACCGGAAGGTTCTCGACACGCTCGTGACAGGCTTTGAAGCCAAGCATCCGGACTTCAAGGTCAAGATCAATGTCGTGACGTCGCAGGGCGATGCCCGTGGCGGCATGCGAACGGCGCTGATGGGCGGAGAAAAGCCCGATCTTGTCACCAATACCTGGCCGGCATTCCGCAAGGAACTGGCCGATGCCGGCATCCTGCGCGACGTGGCGCCCGTCTGGACCGACAAGGGATGGGACAAGGCTCTCGCCAAGACATGGCGCGATATCAGCACGACGGGCGGATCCGTCTACGGCATTCCCTACATCTTCGGTTACCGCAGCGGCATCTGGCACGTGCCGGCCGATCTGCAGAAGATCGGGCTGCAGGCATTCCCCACCTCCTACGATGACTTCCTGGGGACCTTTGATCCGCTGCGCAAGGCAGGATTCGCCGAACCCATCGCCATGCCGGCCAAGGTCTATGCGCATGCCGAGTGGTTCGAGACCTTGCTGATGCGCACCGGCGGGCCGGGACTTGTCACCGATCTCGGCGCGCACAAGGTCGCCTGGACGGATCCGAAGGTGGCTGAGGCGCTGCGCCAGTATGCACGCCTCTTCGCCGCCAATTGCTGTGGTGACAGCAAGCTGATGTATGCCACCCACTGGGACGATGCAGCAGACCGGATCTTCGTTGAACGCAAGGCGAATTTCCTGCAAATCGGCATGTGGATCAATGCGCGCGCCATTTCGCAGTATCACCTGAAGCCCGGCGTGGATTTCGCGCTCGGCAAGTTCCCGGCGCTCGGCCGCGGCTTCGATAATGCATCCATCATTGATGCGAAGGAAATGCTCGCCACAAGCATCGGCAGCAATCCGGACGGCGCTGACATGTTCCTCGACTATGTCCTCAGCCCGGAGGGAGCCAATCTCATAGCCAAGGCCGGCTTCGCGACGCCGAGCTCGAATGTCGATGTATCGATCTATGATCCGGTTGCCGCGGCGTCCGTCCGCTTCGTCAATGAAGGCGAAGTCCGCTTCGTGCTCGGCGACATGCTGCCGGGCAGCCTCGTCGATGAATACCGGCTTGCCCTGCAACAGTTCATCGGCAATCCGACTGAAGCCAATATTGCCCCGACCCTCGCGCGGATCGAGGCAGCGGCAGCTCGAGCCTACTGA